Proteins encoded in a region of the Streptomyces sp. NBC_00258 genome:
- a CDS encoding pyridoxamine 5'-phosphate oxidase family protein, protein MTRTTSNWAAITAAEPDLAKTVEDRFAAFTHHIVATLRKDGSPRTSGLEVRFLNGELWLGMMPDSLKALDLRRDPRFALQANPGPGTEMAGGDVRIAGRAVEVEEPAERARYAEEVEPPEPFHLFRTELTEVVRTYVEDDKYLVVEIWKPGEPVRTLRRT, encoded by the coding sequence ATGACTCGGACGACATCGAACTGGGCGGCGATCACCGCCGCGGAACCGGACCTCGCCAAGACCGTCGAGGACCGGTTCGCGGCCTTCACTCACCACATCGTGGCGACCCTCCGCAAGGACGGGTCGCCACGCACCTCGGGACTCGAAGTCCGGTTCCTGAACGGGGAGTTGTGGCTCGGCATGATGCCGGACTCGCTCAAGGCACTGGACCTGCGCCGCGACCCGCGCTTCGCCCTGCAGGCGAATCCGGGTCCCGGCACGGAGATGGCGGGCGGCGACGTACGGATCGCGGGCCGGGCCGTCGAGGTCGAGGAACCGGCCGAGCGCGCCCGGTACGCCGAAGAGGTGGAACCGCCGGAGCCGTTCCACCTCTTCCGCACCGAGCTGACGGAGGTCGTACGGACCTACGTCGAGGACGACAAGTATCTGGTCGTCGAGATCTGGAAGCCCGGAGAGCCGGTGCGGACTCTCAGGCGGACGTGA
- the guaA gene encoding glutamine-hydrolyzing GMP synthase, with amino-acid sequence MPEASPVAPDTVLVVDFGAQYAQLIARRVREARVYSEIVPSTMPVAEMLAKNPAAIILSGGPSSVYAEGAPRLDRALFEAGVPVFGMCYGFQLMATTLGGTVDNTGAREYGRTPLHVSRSGSTLFEGTPDEQSVWMSHGDACSAAPEGFSVTASTDVVPVAAFENDEKRLYGVQYHPEVMHSTHGQQVLEHFLYRGAGLTPDWTTGNVIEEQVAAIREQVGDKRAICGLSGGVDSAVAAALVQKAIGTQLTCVYVDHGLMRKGETEQVEKDFVAATGVQLKVVDAEERFLTALKGVSDPEEKRKIIGREFIRVFEQAQAEIIADAGPEVSFLVQGTLYPDVVESGGGSGTANIKSHHNVGGLPEDLEFELVEPLRKLFKDEVRMVGQELGLPDEIVQRQPFPGPGLGIRIVGEVTKERLDLLREADAIAREELTAAGLDRDIWQCPVVLLADVRSVGVQGDGRTYGHPIVLRPVSSEDAMTADWSRLPYDVLAKISTRITNEVADVNRVVLDVTSKPPGTIEWE; translated from the coding sequence GTGCCAGAAGCGTCCCCCGTCGCCCCCGACACCGTCCTGGTCGTCGACTTCGGTGCGCAGTACGCCCAGCTCATCGCCCGCCGAGTCCGCGAGGCCCGGGTCTACAGCGAGATCGTGCCGAGCACCATGCCGGTCGCGGAGATGCTCGCCAAGAACCCGGCGGCGATCATCCTCTCCGGCGGCCCCTCGTCGGTGTACGCGGAAGGCGCCCCCCGCCTGGACCGCGCCCTGTTCGAGGCCGGCGTCCCGGTCTTCGGCATGTGCTACGGCTTCCAGCTGATGGCGACCACCCTCGGCGGCACGGTCGACAACACCGGCGCCCGCGAGTACGGCCGTACGCCGCTGCACGTCTCCAGGTCGGGCTCGACCCTCTTCGAGGGCACCCCGGACGAGCAGTCGGTGTGGATGTCCCACGGTGACGCGTGCAGCGCGGCCCCGGAGGGCTTCTCGGTCACGGCCTCCACGGACGTCGTCCCGGTCGCCGCCTTCGAGAACGACGAGAAGCGGCTGTACGGGGTCCAGTACCACCCCGAGGTCATGCACTCCACGCACGGCCAGCAGGTGCTCGAACACTTCCTGTACCGGGGCGCGGGCCTGACCCCGGACTGGACCACCGGCAATGTGATCGAGGAGCAGGTCGCCGCGATCCGCGAGCAGGTCGGTGACAAGCGCGCCATCTGCGGCCTCTCCGGCGGCGTGGACTCCGCGGTCGCCGCGGCCCTCGTGCAGAAGGCCATCGGCACCCAGCTGACCTGCGTGTACGTCGACCACGGTCTGATGCGCAAGGGCGAGACCGAGCAGGTCGAGAAGGACTTCGTCGCGGCTACCGGCGTCCAGCTGAAGGTCGTGGACGCGGAGGAGCGGTTCCTCACCGCCCTCAAGGGGGTCAGCGACCCCGAGGAGAAGCGGAAGATCATCGGCCGCGAGTTCATCCGGGTCTTCGAGCAGGCGCAGGCGGAGATCATCGCGGACGCGGGTCCCGAGGTGTCCTTCCTGGTCCAGGGCACGCTCTACCCCGACGTGGTCGAGTCCGGCGGCGGCAGCGGCACCGCGAACATCAAGTCCCACCACAACGTGGGCGGACTCCCCGAGGACCTCGAGTTCGAGCTCGTCGAGCCGCTGCGCAAGCTGTTCAAGGACGAGGTCCGGATGGTCGGCCAGGAGCTCGGCCTGCCGGACGAGATCGTCCAGCGCCAGCCGTTCCCGGGCCCCGGCCTCGGTATCCGCATCGTCGGCGAGGTGACCAAGGAGCGGCTCGACCTGCTCCGCGAGGCCGACGCCATCGCCCGCGAGGAGCTGACGGCGGCCGGTCTCGACCGCGACATCTGGCAGTGCCCGGTCGTGCTGCTCGCGGACGTCCGCAGCGTGGGCGTCCAGGGCGACGGCCGGACGTACGGCCACCCGATCGTGCTGCGGCCCGTCTCGTCCGAGGACGCCATGACCGCCGACTGGTCGCGCCTCCCGTACGACGTCCTCGCGAAGATCTCGACGCGCATCACGAACGAGGTCGCGGACGTCAACCGGGTCGTCCTCGACGTGACGTCGAAGCCGCCGGGCACCATCGAGTGGGAGTAG